In the Arachis ipaensis cultivar K30076 chromosome B10, Araip1.1, whole genome shotgun sequence genome, one interval contains:
- the LOC107624419 gene encoding uncharacterized protein LOC107624419, producing MLLDVKASKIYTLDVNRSPESIVRRESNMTKICHALGKIFVHSRNLVNFRHTNPDPSNWGHFIYPQGLPKDLDRLLTLTASKRTVFNFAWCKQFDKLLTSVKTFCSAESAIWCLSLLQHNGGFSTKLFRHMGNSEHMRMRAALNIVQSDVNQCRGFIDSKAEVVWRLITSCNDKDSMSGGGL from the exons ATGCTGCTGGACGTTAAGGCATCAAAAATATATACGCTGGATGTGAACCGGTCTCCGGAGAGCATTGTGCGAAGGGAGTCCAACATGACTAAGATC TGTCATGCTTTGGGGAAAATATTCGTCCACAGTAGAAACCTCGTTAACTTCCGTCACACAAACCCTGACCCCTCCAATTGGGGACACTTCATCTACCCACAGGGTCTACCAAAAGACCTGGACAGGTTACTCACACTCACTGCCTCAAAAAGGACTGTTTTCAATTTTGCCTGGTGTAAACAATTTGATAAACTTTTAACTTCGGTCAAAACTTTTTGTAGCGCAGAATCTGCAATATGGTGTTTATCCTTGCTACAACACAATGGGGGCTTTTCTACTAAATTATTCCGCCACATG GGGAACAGCGAGCACATGCGCATGAGGGCCGCCTTAAACATTGTTCAGTCGGATGTCAACCAGTGCCGTGGGTTCATCGATAGTAAGGCTGAAGTTGTTTGGCGACTTATCACATCCTGCAATGACAAGGATTCCATGAGCGGCGGCGGCCTATAG
- the LOC107620606 gene encoding protein FAR1-RELATED SEQUENCE 5-like, whose translation MSWATAYIRGCFYAGLRTTSRCESLHAKMGRFVERRYGILEFVTNFQRCVDFLRNNEDELDFRSLYGSPVLQTQFPELENSGALNYTKKIFMRFRDALKRSVRITIVECNKLDDRTVYVTQKYRRPQFRWTVAHHFRENSFFCSFLRFESFGLPCVHILAVLVQLDIGCLPESIVLKRWSKTAKVELEGSSPMNKEGDVNAVYKVRVGAFLQHCKRLARVACMQENDFKSYLEKIVEETAFLEMKNGVGTTGRCSVDGAEEGVRDPVAVQSKGTGRGQEPFRCWGRKRRKCSTCGIVGHRRTHCPSGPASQPTCSQDPTEDIVPHSESQSHAPDAGDEDQSQRGSKTVRVIASPLTDN comes from the exons ATGTCATGGGCAACGGCATACATACGCGGTTGCTTTTATGCTGGGCTGAGAACAACATCTCGATGTGAGTCACTGCATGCAAAAATGGGCAGGTTTGTGGAGAGGAGATACGGAATCTTGGAGTTTGTCACGAACTTCCAACGGTGTGTTGATTTCCTAAGGAATAATGAGGATGAGCTTGACTTCAGGTCGTTGTATGGGAGCCCCGTGCTCCAAACTCAGTTTCCAGAGCTAGAGAACTCAGGTGCATTGAACTACACGAAGAAAATATTTATGCGTTTTAGAGATGCGCTGAAGAGAAGCGTGCGGATTACTATTGTAGAGTGCAACAAATTAGACGATCGGACGGTTTATGTGACACAGAAGTATCGTAGGCCACAATTTCGATGGACTGTTGCCCACCATTTTCGAGAGAATTCCTTTTTTTGTAGTTTCCTGAGGTTTGAGTCGTTCGGACTACCTTGTGTGCACATACTTGCGGTGTTGGTGCAGTTGGACATAGGTTGTCTTCCGGAAAGCATAGTGTTGAAACGCTGGTCGAAGACTGCCAAGGTTGAGCTGGAGGGGTCTTCCCCCATGAACAAAGAGGGGGATGTGAATGCAGTATACAAGGTTCGAGTGGGTGCTTTCCTGCAGCATTGTAAGCGGCTGGCAAGAGTTGCGTGTATGCAAGAGAATGATTTCAAGAGTTATTTGGAGAAGATAGTTGAAGAAACCGCTTTCTTGGAAATGAAGAATGGTGTTGGGACTACCGGCAGGTGCAGCGTTGATGGTGCCGAAGAAGGAGTGCGCGATCCCGTTGCGGTTCAGAGTAAGGGAACTGGGCGTGGTCAAGAGCCTTTTAGGTGCTGGGGAAGAAAGCGGCGCAAGTGCAGCACCTGTGGTATAGTTGGACATCGCCGAACTCATTGCCCGAGCGGTCCAGCAAGTCAGCCAACATGTAGCCAAGACCCGACAGAAGATATTGTACCCCACAGTGAATCACAGAGCCATGCCCCG GATGCCGGCGACGAAGACCAAAGCCAGAGAGGTAGCAAGACCGTGCGTGTGATTGCAAGCCCGTTGACCGATAACTAA